The following are encoded in a window of Sphaerisporangium siamense genomic DNA:
- the istA gene encoding IS21 family transposase, with translation MLSVEDWAEIRRLHRGEGMAIRAIARRLGISKNTVKKALGCHQPPRYERVARGSIVDAVEPQIRVLLAEFPAMPSTVIMERVGWTRGRSVIFDRIAQLRPLFQPVDPASRTEYQPGELAQCDLWFPAVQVPLGFGQAGRPPVLVMVSGYSRIIAARMLPSRQSPDLLAGHWALISEWGRAPKALVWDNEAAVGQWRGGKPQLTETMNAFRRTLGLKVIQCRPADPEAKGLVERANGYLETSFLPGRSFTGPHDFNTQLAQWLVRANQRIHRRLHCRPADRWQADHQAMLELPPVPPVTGWRHTTRLPRDHYVRLDSNDYSVHPGVIGRRIEVVADLEHITVTCQGQPVARHERCWADHQTITDPAHAAAAAQLRKTHRAPASCPAELQVEQRALTDYDRMFGLIGDDREGAA, from the coding sequence GTGTTGAGCGTGGAGGACTGGGCAGAGATCCGCCGGTTGCACCGGGGTGAGGGGATGGCGATCCGTGCGATCGCTCGCCGGTTGGGGATCTCGAAGAACACGGTGAAGAAGGCGCTGGGCTGTCATCAGCCGCCGCGGTATGAGCGGGTGGCCAGGGGTTCGATTGTGGATGCGGTGGAACCGCAGATCAGGGTGCTTTTGGCGGAGTTCCCGGCGATGCCATCGACAGTGATCATGGAGCGGGTGGGGTGGACGCGCGGCAGATCGGTGATCTTTGATCGCATCGCGCAGCTCAGACCGTTGTTCCAGCCGGTCGATCCAGCGTCGCGCACGGAGTATCAGCCGGGTGAGCTGGCGCAATGCGATCTGTGGTTTCCCGCGGTGCAGGTGCCGCTGGGCTTTGGGCAGGCCGGTCGCCCGCCGGTGCTGGTCATGGTGAGCGGCTACTCGCGCATCATCGCCGCGCGGATGCTGCCCTCGCGGCAGAGCCCTGATCTTCTTGCCGGGCATTGGGCGCTGATCAGTGAGTGGGGGCGGGCGCCCAAGGCGCTGGTGTGGGACAACGAGGCAGCGGTCGGGCAGTGGCGTGGCGGCAAGCCGCAGCTGACCGAGACGATGAACGCGTTCCGGAGGACACTGGGCCTGAAGGTGATCCAGTGCAGGCCTGCCGATCCCGAGGCCAAGGGCCTGGTCGAGCGGGCCAACGGCTATCTGGAGACCTCGTTTCTGCCCGGCCGCAGCTTCACCGGCCCGCATGATTTCAACACCCAGCTCGCCCAGTGGCTGGTGCGTGCCAACCAGCGCATCCACCGCAGGCTGCACTGCCGGCCCGCCGATCGCTGGCAGGCAGACCACCAAGCGATGCTGGAGCTGCCGCCGGTGCCTCCGGTCACCGGATGGCGTCACACCACCCGGCTGCCCAGAGACCATTACGTGCGGCTGGACTCCAACGACTACTCCGTCCATCCAGGGGTGATCGGCCGCAGAATCGAGGTGGTGGCCGACCTGGAGCACATCACCGTCACCTGCCAGGGACAGCCGGTCGCCCGGCATGAGCGGTGCTGGGCCGATCACCAGACCATCACCGACCCCGCCCACGCCGCCGCAGCGGCCCAGCTGCGCAAGACTCACCGCGCACCGGCCTCCTGCCCGGCCGAACTGCAGGTCGAGCAGCGCGCGCTGACCGACTACGACCGGATGTTCGGCCTGATCGGCGACGACCGGGAAGGGGCCGCCTGA
- the istB gene encoding IS21-like element helper ATPase IstB — protein MTGHNATSRNTTGASRNLAGEIAYLTRALKAPSLAGAVERLAERARDQGWSHEEFLAACLQREVAARESHGGEGRIRAARFPARKSLEEFDFDHQRSLKRDTITHLGTLDFITGKENMVFLGPPGTGKTHLSIGIGLRACQAGHRVAFATAAEWVARLADAHHAGRLQDELIKLGRIPLLIIDEVGYIPFEAEAANLFFQLVSSRYERASLIVTSNKPFGRWGEVFGDDVVAAAMIDRLVHHAEVISMKGDSYRLKDRDLGRVPPAGKTND, from the coding sequence ATGACCGGCCACAACGCCACCAGCCGCAACACCACCGGCGCCAGCCGCAATCTGGCCGGCGAGATCGCCTACCTCACCCGGGCGTTGAAGGCCCCCTCGCTGGCGGGCGCGGTGGAACGCCTGGCCGAACGAGCCCGCGATCAAGGCTGGTCACACGAGGAGTTCCTGGCCGCCTGCCTGCAACGCGAGGTCGCAGCACGCGAATCCCACGGCGGCGAGGGACGCATCCGCGCGGCGCGGTTCCCCGCCCGCAAATCGCTGGAGGAGTTCGACTTCGATCACCAGCGCTCCCTCAAACGAGACACCATCACCCACCTGGGCACCCTGGACTTCATCACCGGCAAGGAGAACATGGTGTTCCTCGGCCCGCCCGGCACCGGCAAAACCCACCTGTCCATCGGCATCGGGCTACGAGCCTGCCAGGCCGGACACCGCGTCGCCTTCGCCACCGCCGCCGAATGGGTCGCCCGCCTGGCCGACGCCCACCACGCCGGCCGCCTGCAAGACGAACTCATCAAGCTGGGCCGCATCCCGCTGCTCATCATCGACGAAGTCGGCTACATCCCCTTCGAGGCCGAAGCCGCCAACCTGTTCTTCCAGCTGGTCTCCTCCCGCTACGAACGGGCCAGCCTGATCGTCACCAGCAACAAACCCTTCGGCCGCTGGGGCGAGGTCTTCGGCGACGACGTCGTGGCCGCGGCCATGATCGACCGCCTGGTCCACCACGCCGAAGTGATCAGCATGAAAGGAGACAGCTACCGCCTCAAAGACCGAGACCTCGGCCGTGTCCCCCCGGCCGGCAAGACCAACGACTAG
- a CDS encoding winged helix-turn-helix transcriptional regulator — MSADVAWTPPEPADAEQACPIGPAVEVVFSRWTTPILWTLDRHGRQRFVELQGRLPSITPKVLTDTLRRMERDGVITRTYHPEVPPRVEYEISDLGRTLAPLFAHLNQWATANMSKVDQSRHAYDTRPPR, encoded by the coding sequence ATGAGCGCCGATGTGGCATGGACGCCGCCCGAGCCGGCCGACGCCGAGCAGGCGTGCCCGATCGGTCCGGCCGTGGAGGTGGTGTTCAGCCGCTGGACCACGCCGATCCTGTGGACCCTGGACCGCCACGGCCGTCAGCGTTTCGTCGAGTTGCAGGGACGCCTGCCGTCCATCACCCCGAAGGTCCTGACCGACACCCTGCGCCGCATGGAACGTGACGGCGTCATCACCCGCACCTACCACCCAGAGGTCCCGCCACGCGTCGAGTACGAGATCAGCGACCTCGGCCGCACTCTAGCTCCCTTGTTCGCCCACCTGAACCAGTGGGCCACGGCCAACATGTCCAAGGTCGATCAGTCCCGCCACGCCTACGACACCCGACCGCCCCGCTGA
- a CDS encoding ATP-binding protein, whose amino-acid sequence MRDLLGAVELLGRAGSVSLARVYVRGLLMAAGRTGMDDVELLVGELVANAVAHSASGRRPGGVVSLKVYDDGKSVRVEVIDEGAPGAIPPVPVQVDPLSEGGRGLWLVRELSSAWGWADGGGGRTVWFEVTP is encoded by the coding sequence GTGCGCGATCTGCTGGGCGCCGTCGAACTTCTCGGGCGGGCCGGGTCGGTGTCGCTCGCGCGGGTTTACGTGCGGGGGCTGCTCATGGCGGCCGGGCGTACCGGCATGGACGACGTCGAGCTTCTGGTCGGCGAGCTCGTCGCGAACGCCGTGGCGCACTCGGCCTCGGGGCGCAGGCCCGGTGGGGTGGTGAGCCTCAAGGTGTACGACGACGGGAAGTCTGTTCGGGTCGAGGTGATCGATGAAGGGGCGCCCGGTGCGATTCCGCCGGTTCCGGTGCAGGTGGATCCGCTGAGTGAAGGCGGGCGCGGTCTGTGGCTCGTGCGGGAGCTGTCCTCGGCGTGGGGGTGGGCGGACGGTGGCGGGGGGCGGACGGTGTGGTTCGAGGTCACGCCGTGA
- a CDS encoding helix-turn-helix domain-containing protein: protein MPNPIQINPDESPQARFAYELRRHRLQAGWTQLHLSQMLTVSVSMVGMLETSRRRPDRRFAEACDKIFRLDGVFVELWKQTRWESAPEHFRDFAAAEAQASVLQVWDPLLIPGLFQVEPYARRIFEDEPGIAAETVDQRVANRLQRQAMLTSKKAPMVYSLIDEGVLHRPLGGADIMSEQLAWLLKMAELPRVTIQIVPYTSWSTLGLQASFTVAEQRGTPHSAYVESAPRGLTIENRETIAALVGRFDALRAAALPQNLSLDIIKDVMAQWI from the coding sequence ATGCCCAACCCAATCCAAATCAATCCGGACGAGTCACCACAAGCGCGTTTCGCCTATGAATTGCGGCGGCATCGACTCCAAGCAGGGTGGACGCAGTTGCACCTGTCGCAGATGCTGACCGTGTCGGTCAGCATGGTCGGAATGCTCGAAACGTCCAGGCGGCGACCTGACAGAAGGTTCGCGGAAGCGTGCGACAAGATATTCAGATTGGACGGAGTATTCGTCGAGCTATGGAAACAGACCAGATGGGAGAGCGCGCCCGAGCACTTCCGGGACTTCGCCGCGGCGGAGGCTCAGGCGTCCGTGCTCCAGGTCTGGGATCCTCTTCTGATTCCAGGACTCTTCCAAGTCGAGCCGTACGCCCGGCGAATCTTCGAGGACGAGCCAGGGATCGCCGCCGAGACGGTCGATCAACGGGTGGCCAACCGCCTTCAACGTCAGGCCATGCTCACCAGTAAGAAGGCCCCCATGGTGTACAGCCTCATAGACGAAGGAGTACTCCACCGGCCTTTGGGCGGTGCGGACATCATGAGTGAGCAACTGGCATGGCTGCTGAAGATGGCGGAGCTTCCGCGAGTCACCATCCAGATCGTCCCGTATACCTCCTGGTCCACACTCGGCCTCCAGGCATCCTTCACCGTCGCCGAACAACGTGGTACCCCGCACAGCGCGTACGTCGAGAGTGCGCCCCGAGGACTGACGATAGAAAACCGTGAGACCATAGCGGCATTAGTAGGGCGTTTCGACGCCTTACGAGCAGCGGCCCTCCCACAGAACCTGTCCCTCGACATCATCAAGGATGTGATGGCGCAATGGATCTGA
- a CDS encoding DUF397 domain-containing protein encodes MDLTGAKWRKSSWSSGDGGTCVEVAANLPGLVAVRDSKNPLGPALTFSHIEWHAFLHAAKAGDV; translated from the coding sequence ATGGATCTGACCGGAGCGAAGTGGCGTAAGTCCTCATGGTCCAGCGGCGACGGCGGAACCTGCGTGGAGGTGGCCGCCAACCTGCCAGGGCTCGTCGCCGTGCGGGACAGCAAGAACCCCTTGGGCCCCGCCCTTACCTTCTCCCATATCGAATGGCACGCCTTCTTGCACGCGGCGAAGGCCGGGGACGTCTGA
- a CDS encoding ArsR/SmtB family transcription factor, translating to MSLEARAMDAVFKALADPTRRLLLDRLREHNGQTLSELCERLNMARQSATQHLDVLQRANLVTVVRRGRERLHYLNPAPIHEIEERWISEFDRPRLRAISAIKNQAEEYAMTSGTTTVPSYVYVTYIRAGAEQVWQALTDADLTARYWAHANVSDWQAGSTWEHRRVDGSGVVDVVGKVITTEPPTRLVITFEDSPDLESPREPSVVTFLIEPHEDIVRLTVTHERLPNQDMYRGISAGWPAVLANLKSLLETGEVLPQAPWEMSSAHV from the coding sequence GTGAGCCTCGAAGCGAGAGCGATGGACGCGGTCTTCAAAGCGCTGGCCGATCCCACCCGGCGACTCCTGCTCGACCGTCTGCGTGAGCACAACGGCCAGACGCTGAGCGAGCTGTGCGAACGCCTGAACATGGCGCGCCAGTCGGCGACGCAGCACCTCGACGTCCTTCAGCGGGCCAACCTCGTGACCGTCGTGCGACGCGGACGGGAACGGCTCCATTACCTCAATCCGGCACCCATCCACGAGATCGAGGAGCGCTGGATCTCGGAGTTCGACAGGCCCCGCCTGCGAGCGATCAGCGCCATCAAGAACCAGGCAGAGGAGTACGCCATGACCAGCGGAACCACGACCGTGCCGTCCTACGTCTACGTCACCTACATCCGCGCCGGCGCGGAGCAGGTCTGGCAGGCCCTGACGGACGCCGACCTCACGGCTCGCTACTGGGCACACGCCAACGTCTCGGACTGGCAGGCCGGCTCGACCTGGGAGCACCGCCGCGTCGACGGCTCAGGCGTCGTCGACGTCGTCGGCAAGGTGATCACGACCGAGCCTCCGACGCGCCTGGTCATCACCTTCGAGGACTCCCCCGACCTGGAATCGCCGAGAGAGCCGTCGGTCGTCACCTTCCTCATCGAACCGCACGAGGACATCGTCCGCCTGACCGTGACCCACGAAAGGCTCCCCAACCAGGACATGTACCGCGGCATCTCGGCCGGGTGGCCGGCGGTGCTGGCGAACCTGAAGTCACTGCTCGAAACCGGCGAGGTCCTTCCGCAGGCGCCCTGGGAGATGTCGAGCGCGCACGTCTGA